ggtattgtaaaaaaaaactacatcaaAGTCAGTGCAATTAGACACCGTCAAACACGTGTATGGCCGCCATTCTTCCACACATTTTGTACATCTTTCCGTGGACTCAATAACCAACGATCACGAGGGAGAAGTATCAAGcaattagaaaataaagaaattcctTAATGTACGAGAAGATATACGAGAAGATACGGTAGTCCAAAACCGAGAAAAATTCATCCCCAAGCAATTCTTACCTTCCGAGGCTCATCTTGTCTTACTTGATGTGTTGCAGGCTCTTCTGCTGGTATTCGCAGCCCTCGTGTCCAGCGCCATGGCTGGCGATCTGCTGTACGGAGGTTTGGCAGACTCCATCTTCGGCAGTGGCATTGGCCTCGGCGCCGGTTCAGTCATCGGTAGGGGCTACGGTGTGCCCGTTGCTGCCGTTGCTCCCGTTGCTGCAGTTGCTCCAGTTGCTCCCGTCGTCGGCAAGGGCATTGCCTATGGCCCTGTCTACGGAAGGGGCGTCGCCCTCGGTGTGGCCGCTGCCCCTGTCTACGGAAAGGCTGTCGCTGCTCCCGTCTTCGGTGGATATGGCTACGGTCTGCCCGTTGCTTCCTATGCACCCGTTGCACCGGTTGCTGCAGTCGGTAAAGGCGTCGGTTTCGGACCTTTCTACGGAAGGGGCTTCGGCGTTGCTCCTGTCGTGGGCAAGGGCGTTGGAGTTGTGGGTGCTCCCCTCTTTGGTGATGCTGTTGCCGTCGGTGCCGTCGGTGCCGGCTACGTCGCACCAGGCTACGGATATGGAAAGTACTAACTGCCAACAACCAGCACCCGCGAGACTGCATGTCATCTTGTTGCTGtttaaaatgatgaataaataaagttgatctaATTCAGCCAGAAATATCTAGTTGGTTTGATTGTTTGAATGTGCGCTGTAGATTGTGCAAGAAGGACAccttaataaatgtttaaaactattgcatctctccctctctttctcgctgTCCACTTCCACTTAGTGTTTGAACTAGTTAAAACACCGAGACAGCAGGATACCCACGAGATGCAACTCACCTATTCCATCAGTTTATAAAGCCGACAGCACTGAGTGATTATctcacgctcgcacacacaaacacacacacgcttctAAACCGAAAGTATGTAGCAACTAGTGTGTTAAAATCTATTATAGAAAACAAAGGGCCACTATTTAAACAACGGCAGCAAAGGAAATTAAAaccttaaatctgatggtagagtttttaccttctttaaaatgaaaaatggctGCCGGTGAAGTGGACTTAAGCAACTAGAACTATAGTAcctaagtgaaaaaaaaattctgacaaaCCCTCTGAATGCCAGtacatgtaattaaaataagTGCCCCGGATACCAAGGAAAAGTGTTTTAGTTAGCCTTATAAAGCGTGGGATTGCGTGGCTTAGGTATATCTAATCAAAAGTCTGAAGACGGAGTTCGAGGTATGATAAGGACTTGTCTTGGGCACAGAGAGCGAAATCATCTACCGTCAATAAGTCTTTCAAGTTTATACAGACTAAAAgattgaatttattttaactttaaagaGTGTAGGTAATAATATCTGCCCTGagggacgcccatttcctgCTCCCGAGGATCGGAGAAAACAAGCCCTACATAAACTTGAAAGAGGTGATGTGAGAGAAAGTTTTAATGAATAGTGGCCGAATAACCCCGAATAACCCCGAATGCCATGGCCGTGAAACGCACAAAGAATGATTTTCTTTGGTGTCGTAGGTATTCTCGAAACCTAAAACACTCCTTATACTCTTTTGCAAACAAATGCATAGTGTATGAAAGTTTCAAAAAGGACAGGTGGACCAGGGATATCAAGCCACATTGCAGGTAGGAGAGGAGACACTGAAACTCCAAGCTGCCAGGTGAGACAGGAATTCGCCATGAATTCTTTAGTTTAGCAAAGACAAGTAGTAAGAGTCATAGAGTGACAAGATTTTGGATCAGTACGGTCTTCGACATGTTCTGGATGGTCATCGCAACAGAAAGAGACAGAATCCCCCTTACAAAATTAAACATGTCTAAAAAGAGTAATAGGGACTTGTTTAAGATGAATTAACAGCTGGTAAGGCATTTTATGTAGGCAAGATACAGAGACTTGGAGGGTCTGATGCAGTTCAGACTGTTAAGAGCTATCCGAAGTCACAGGTAGGAAGATTCCCGAGTATACTTCAGGTGCTGAATGTCAGGAGAATAGCGGATCGAGGAAGAAAAGTGAGCAATGGCAGATGCCAGTGAATTAGTCACATCTAGTGGCTCATCGAAAACAGAGTTTCACACCTCTAAGTGGCCTTTTGAGCCATCCTGAAACCATCCCCTTATCCTCCTCGGATGCTACCATACCACACAAGTGTTGTAAATAGGCTGGTTGGTTGGAGGGGATTTACCCcttgccagcaactagggctatatcaggGAAAGAAAAGGTAATGTTACATCAAAAGGGTTAGAAATAATTCTCCTGGTAAAATAAGAACACctttaacaataaaagacaaaataaaaaaacaaaaaaatatagaggAGTAGGTAACATGTTAAAAAGGGTTGTTGTGGCTATATCGGCAAGAGAAGGTAATATTACATTAAAGGGTAAGAAATAAAATCCTCAGGTGCTATAGCAACCTCAACAATAAAAGCCAGCATATGGAAGGGTAGGTACTATGCGAAAAAGGTTTGTTGTGGCCTAAAAAAAAGCCACCAATAACTCAGAACTTTAAGCCAGAATctaaaagaacacaaaactataaaatttgAGTACCCCGAAAAGAGTATTAGAGAAGGAAGCTAGTTGACAAGACATCAAGGTCTTATGAGGAGATTTGAaagtgaaagatttttttgtgatgtATAACTGTCATAGGCAGGACAGTCAAACAACACGTGCACTTCATCTTTAACCTCATGCTTTCATCGGGGGCAAATCAGATTTCTGGGATATACATGATTTTTGGAGCGATATTGGTGATATTGATGGGTGATTTTCCAAATTAATACATGGTATATTAATCTATGCTTTTCTGAAACAGCGCATTCTTAATATCTTTACATATCCATCAGGTTGTACATAGCCCCAAATAAATGATATTAAGTATTTTCTGGTGATGTGTTTGgttgtgtctttcttttctctccggAGTGTAGTATGTTGAAATTTTGTCCTGCATGGAGGCTTTAAGTTCTTCTGAGTGGTATGAGTTGTTGACTGTGAAACCTTAACTCAAAGATACCATGGCAGGATgctaatttttctttctgaatgtcTGAGTGAAGACGAATACTTCGGAAAACTTTAAAAGTCGGCAGTCAACAACCTCCACCCTCCACACTGAGCGAATCCTTGGTTTCAAAAAATTCCGTTGATATAAAGACGTGAGGAGACGTG
This is a stretch of genomic DNA from Pomacea canaliculata isolate SZHN2017 linkage group LG3, ASM307304v1, whole genome shotgun sequence. It encodes these proteins:
- the LOC112560675 gene encoding fibroin heavy chain-like translates to MALLLVFAALVSSAMAGDLLYGGLADSIFGSGIGLGAGSVIGRGYGVPVAAVAPVAAVAPVAPVVGKGIAYGPVYGRGVALGVAAAPVYGKAVAAPVFGGYGYGLPVASYAPVAPVAAVGKGVGFGPFYGRGFGVAPVVGKGVGVVGAPLFGDAVAVGAVGAGYVAPGYGYGKY